One Xiphophorus hellerii strain 12219 chromosome 1, Xiphophorus_hellerii-4.1, whole genome shotgun sequence DNA segment encodes these proteins:
- the LOC116727986 gene encoding secreted frizzled-related protein 2 — translation MFSQLASLLLLLILAESSKLVSLRRGQAQLDGHIRTEDVLQSVLKDQGRDLTSVDSRKEDVFGDFPSSKQGIAAAAEDGEAWGEPGAPSNVRSTHLISDGKLWDPRFSSRCVPIPSSMALCHNIGYDTMRIPNLLGHDSPAEAVQQSASWLPLLARECHPDARIFLCSLFSPICLDRFISPCRSLCESVRDSCAPIMSCYGYPWPEILRCDQYPADHLVCISSITNTTAYTGAREMPQASCRDCELEEASSPKETLETFCRNDFVVKLRLTRLRYSPVSLSQFSLAAKLDVLKRGSLLGGQIRSRIELWLERDATCVRNMTRQHPRGGTFLVTGTVQGERLVVNKAYAWQRQDRSLTAAVRKWKSHRCRN, via the exons ATGTTCTCCCAGTTAGCTTCTTTGCTCCTTCTCCTCATACTTGCTGAGTCCAGCAAACTGGTGAGTCTACGCAGAGGTCAAGCACAGCTGGACGGACATATCAGGACAGAAGACGTGCTTCAATCTGTGCTTAAGGACCAGGGCAGAGACCTGACAAGTGTGGACAGCAGGAAAGAAGATGTATTTGGAGATTTTCCTTCTTCAAAGCAAGGAAtcgcagctgcagcagaggacGGAGAAGCGTGGGGAGAGCCTGGTGCTCCGTCTAACGTCAGATCCACACACTTAATAAGCGATGGTAAACTGTGGGATCCCCGCTTCTCTTCTCGATGTGTGCCAATCCCTTCCAGCATGGCCTTGTGCCACAACATTGGCTATGACACCATGCGGATCCCTAACCTCCTAGGCCATGATTCCCCAGCTGAGGCTGTCCAGCAGAGCGCCAGCTGGTTGCCACTGTTGGCCAGAGAGTGCCATCCAGACGCTCGCATTTTCCTCTGCTCTCTTTTTTCTCCGATCTGCCTAGACAG GTTTATCTCCCCCTGCAGAAGTTTGTGTGAATCTGTGCGGGACAGCTGTGCCCCAATCATGAGTTGCTATGGCTACCCCTGGCCTGAAATCCTGCGATGTGACCAGTATCCTGCAGACCACCTCGTGTGCATCTCCTCCATCACCAACACAACTGCTTACACTGGGGCGCGCGAAA TGCCTCAGGCAAGCTGTCGGGACTGTGAGCTGGAGGAGGCCTCCTCCCCAAAAGAGACACTGGAGACCTTCTGTAGGAATGATTTTG TTGTGAAGCTGCGTCTGACGAGGCTTAGGTATAGTCCAGTAAGTCTATCTCAGTTCTCATTGGCTGCTAAGCTGGATGTCTTAAAGCGCGGGTCTCTACTAGGTGGACAGATTCGCTCACGCATTGAACTATGGCTAGAGAGAGATGCCACATGTGTTCGGAACATGACCCGACAGCATCCACGAGGCGGCACCTTCCTAGTAACTGGGACAGTCCAGGGGGAACGCCTGGTGGTCAATAAGGCTTATGCTTGGCAAAGACAAGACAGAAGCCTCACTGCAGCTGTGCGCAAGTGGAAAAGTCACAGGTGCAGGAACTAA
- the LOC116727935 gene encoding sodium- and chloride-dependent creatine transporter 1, giving the protein MSPELEENSQDEISVSQTEAGALSEEEGGGSARPLVPVLGADSGCGEGGGAGPPQTQDGATAGTGNGTLVGQEGERETWTRQMDFIMSCVGFAVGLGNVWRFPYLCYKNGGGVFLIPYLLIVFIGGIPVFFLEIALGQFMKQGGVSAWNIAPLFKGLGLASMVIVFFCNTYYIMILVWGLYYFFHSFTDPLPWATCGHPWNTPNCTQDFRRACHNRSTLPTPSASPSNFSSTLPPLNLTSLLLINNSCMEAEGLRSPVIEFWERKVLRLSGGLHEPGAISYEMVLCLIATWVIVYFCIWKGVKSTGKVVYFTALFPYLVLVVLLAHGVSLPGALDGIVYYLKPDWSKLGEAQVWIDAGTQIFFSYAIGLGALTALGSYNRFHNNCYQDAFILALINSGTSFFAGFVVFSALGFMAAEQGVDISKVAESGPGLAFIAYPKAVTLMPLAPLWAALFFFMLLVLGLDSQFVGVEGLITGLMDMLPPKSALATLRREVVAAICCIICFLIDLSMVTEGGMYVFQIFDYYSASGITLLWQAFWECVVIAWVYGADRFMDDVARMIGYQPLPYMKWCWSYITPFVCVAVFLFHVVNYQPLTYNTMYTYPLWGEALGWALALSSMLCIPLTVLYKLLRCKGPLRERWQNLTTPIWGRHHLEYLAPESEAKLLPAAETKSTLLFESVI; this is encoded by the exons ATGTCACCTGAGTTGGAAGAGAACAGCCAAG ATGAAATCAGTGTCTCCCAAACGGAGGCAGGGGCCCTGTCCGAGGAGGAGGGCGGGGGGTCAGCTCGCCCCCTGGTGCCGGTGCTTGGTGCCGACTCAGGGTGTGGAGAGGGTGGAGGGGCTGGCCCACCGCAGACCCAGGACGGGGCCACAGCAGGGACCGGGAATGGAACCCTGGTGGGACAGGAAGGAGAGCGAGAGACCTGGACCAGACAGATGGACTTCATCATGTCCTGCGTGGGATTCGCTGTGGGCTTGGGCAACGTGTGGCGGTTCCCTTACCTCTGCTATAAGAATGGAGGAG gGGTTTTCCTGATCCCCTACTTGCTGATCGTGTTCATTGGGGGAATCCCTGTCTTCTTCCTGGAGATCGCACTGGGCCAGTTCATGAAGCAAGGAGGAGTCTCTGCGTGGAACATCGCTCCGCTCTTTAAGG GTCTGGGACTAGCATCAATggtgattgtgtttttctgtaatACCTACTACATCATGATACTGGTGTGGGGCCTCTACTATTTCTTCCACTCTTTCACTGACCCACTGCCGTGGGCCACCTGCGGACACCCTTGGAACACCCCCAACTGCACACAGGATTTCCGACGCGCCTGCCACAACCGTAGCACTCTGCCAACGCCTTCTGCCTCCCCCTCCAACTTCTCATCCACCCTGCCCCCGCTGAACCTGACCTCCCTTCTCCTGATCAATAACAGCTGCATGGAGGCTGAGGGTCTGCGCTCCCCGGTCATCGAGTTCTGGGA ACGTAAAGTGCTCCGTCTCTCTGGAGGCCTGCATGAACCCGGTGCGATCAGCTATGAGATGGTGCTGTGTCTCATAGCCACCTGGGTCATCGTTTACTTCTGCATATGGAAAGGAGTGAAATCTACTGGCAAG GTTGTGTACTTCACAGCACTGTTCCCCTACTTAGTTCTGGTGGTTCTTCTGGCTCATGGAGTCAGCCTGCCTGGAGCTCTGGATGGAATTGTTTACTACCTAAAACCAGACTGGTCCAAACTGGGAGAAGCACAG GTGTGGATTGATGCTGGAACTCAGATTTTCTTCTCCTATGCCATCGGACTTGGTGCCCTAACTGCACTGGGCAGCTACAACCGCTTCCATAACAACTGTTACCA GGATGCATTTATCCTGGCTCTTATCAACAGTGGAACCAGTTTTTTTGCTGGTTTCGTTGTGTTCTCTGCTCTGGGCTTCATGGCTGCAGAACAGGGAGTGGACATCAGTAAAGTGGCTGAGAGTG GCCCAGGCCTGGCTTTCATAGCCTACCCCAAGGCTGTGACGCTGATGCCTCTGGCACCGCTTTGGGCAGcgctgtttttcttcatgttacTCGTACTGGGCCTGGACAGTCAG TTCGTAGGGGTGGAAGGCCTGATAACAGGACTCATGGACATGCTGCCTCCTAAATCTGCCCTTGCCACATTGAGACGAGAAGTAGTTGCTGCCATCTGCTGCATCATCTGCTTCCTTATTGACTTGTCCATGGTCACAGAG GGAGGGATGTATGTATTCCAAATTTTTGACTACTACTCTGCCAGCGGCATCACTTTGTTGTGGCAGGCCTTCTGGGAGTGTGTCGTGATCGCATGGGTTTATG GCGCAGACCGTTTCATGGATGACGTGGCTCGTATGATTGGCTATCAGCCCTTACCCTACATGAAGTGGTGCTGGTCCTATATCACGCCTTTCGTCTGCGTG GCAGTGTTCCTCTTCCACGTGGTGAACTACCAACCCCTCACCTACAACACGATGTACACCTACCCTCTATGGGGAGAAGCACTTGGATGGGCACTGGCTCTTTCTTCTATGCTCTGTATTCCTCTTACTGTTCTCTACAAGCTGCTGCGGTGCAAAGGACCTCTGCGTGAg CGGTGGCAAAACCTAACTACCCCCATCTGGGGCAGACACCACCTGGAGTACTTGGCGCCAGAAAGCGAGGCCAAGCTGCTGCCCGCTGCAGAGACGAAGAGCACCCTCCTCTTTGAGAGTGTAATCTGA
- the LOC116727979 gene encoding transmembrane prolyl 4-hydroxylase-like, with amino-acid sequence MMDEAQEDLLEHEDISLKPLSPPYNIPPLRSTRLHIQRSNVCSRAYFVVVMVFFHVYILNVIALLLYVHYNNGPGDLVSGDGASPAPVINTDRRLPQPAPSGRELHVEEYSQSFSLHRMEGIRVGHVQHVSVVPDRTHEMKTLSLKPLLFEIPGFLSEEECRVVIQLAQLKGLMDSQAATLSQDQTELNQPLLSLSTEEVFRLLDLNQDGFLQKQEIVSHSRSRDGTWLSPDNLRQILTGLEASPTGILTLGEFRRVYDVSQRPRQQRSGSLHSHFKQRNRHTWLFQGLGSHRVLQTLRKRVIALTRLPSALLELSEPLQVSRYEHGDFTNAHYDSSSSQSETTCAHTRLAGNTSALTEVSCRYLTVLFYLSSVEKGGESTFPVADNRTYDEQALVQDGVDLTDTQQACGKGNLRLTPTAGTALLWYNHLSDGRGWMGELDEYSLHGDCPVKRGVKWVANSWVNVDPDHQQQARYQRLVAQRHQAKSGMDEHYQSLSHSDLHLDL; translated from the exons ATGATGGATGAAGCTCAAGAAGATTTATTGGAACACGAAGATATCAGCCTGAAGCCGTTATCACCGCCTTACAATATTCCTCCTCTTCGATCCACTCGGCTGCACATCCAGAGAAGCAATGTTTGCTCTCGGGCTTACTTCGTGGTGGTCATGGTCTTCTTCCATGTTTACATCTTGAATGTCATCGCCCTACTACTCTATGTGCACTACAACAACGGCCCCGGGGATTTAGTAAGTGGAGATGGGGCGTCCCCTGCTCCAGTCATCAACACGGACAGGCGCTTGCCCCAACCTGCTCCATCGGGGAGAGAGTTACATGTGGAGGAATACAGTCAGAGTTTCAGCCTACATCGTATGGAGGGGATACGG GTTGGACATGTTCAACATGTGTCTGTAGTACCAGACAGAACACACGAGATGAAAACACTCAGTCTGAAACCTTTGCTGTTTG aGATCCCTGGTTTCCTATCCGAGGAGGAGTGCCGTGTGGTGATACAGCTGGCCCAGCTCAAAGGTCTGATGGACAGCCAGGCAGCAACACTTAGCCAAGATCAAACAGAGTTAAACCAGCCGCTGCTTTCTCTAAGCACGGAAGAGGTCTTCCGTCTGTTGGACCTGAACCAAGACGGGTTTCTTCAGAAGCAAGAG ATTGTGAGTCATTCTCGTTCTCGAGATGGGACGTGGTTAAGCCCTGATAACTTACGGCAAATACTGACTGGCCTGGAAGCCTCTCCAACAG GAATACTGACACTCGGAGAGTTTCGGCGTGTTTATGATGTGTCCCAGCGTCCACGGCAACAGCGAAGCGGGAGCCTGCATAGTCACTTTAAGCAGAGAAACAGACATACATGGCTCTTTCAGGGGCTTGGATCTCACCGCGTTCTTCAAACCCTCAGGAAAAG AGTAATCGCTCTGACTCGTCTGCCCTCTGCACTTCTGGAACTAAGTGAGCCACTGCAGGTCTCCCGCTACGAGCACGGAGACTTCACCAACGCTCACTATGATAGCAGCTCGTCTCAGTCAGAGACCACCTGTGCACACACACGGCTGGCAGGAAACACGTCTGCTCTCACAGAGGTCTCCTGCAG gtATTTGACGGTGTTATTTTACCTCAGCTCTGTTGAGAAAGGTGGTGAAAGTACCTTTCCTGTAGCGGACAATCGTACTTACGATGAGCAG GCTCTGGTCCAGGATGGAGTTGATTTGACGGACACTCAACAGGCGTGTGGCAAAGGGAACCTGAGACTGACCCCAACTGCTGGAACAGCTCTCCTCTGGTATAATCATCTCTCTGATGGCAGAG GTTGGATGGGCGAGTTAGACGAGTATTCCCTGCATGGTGATTGTCCAGTCAAGCGAGGAGTAAAGTGGGTGGCCAACAGCTGGGTGAATGTGGACCCCGATCACCAGCAGCAGGCTCGCTACCAGAGACTAGTTGCTCAAAGGCATCAAGCCAAGTCTGGTATGGATGAGCACTACCAATCTCTGTCACACAGCGACCTCCACCTGGATCTATAG